A genomic region of Bradyrhizobium sp. ORS 278 contains the following coding sequences:
- a CDS encoding alpha-galactosidase codes for MTAVTKIVFLGASSASFGLSVFRDLFSTQDLAGSTLVLVGRDTTRLARSERLARLLNDRSGAGLRIEATTDWRAALDGAGFVIHSTAIDRNRLWKLDFEVPRKYGIRHTLGENGGPGALFFTLRTLPVVFDFVREMEQRCPNALFINFSNPESRIILALGLHSRLAHVGLCHGIFIARSQVASILGLAEERVEVWGAGLNHFQCLLQIRDRETGADLYPLLRERERSHDPKVAPLTRTLLHDFGVWLGCGDGHVGEYLAYGWEAGERGYDFAWDEAERARLIRQIDDVLSGTAEMPAWWRSPSGERAVTVIGAVLHDRKQSIESGVVLNRGVIPNLPAEAAVEVPVVADRCGIHPISLGPLPNAVAKLMAIQVQVQQLSVQAAMTASRDVALQALLVDPVVNSATAARQILDELWEVNRPYIRPCA; via the coding sequence ATGACCGCCGTCACCAAGATCGTCTTCCTCGGTGCGAGCAGCGCATCGTTTGGGCTCAGCGTGTTTCGGGACTTGTTCTCGACCCAGGATCTCGCGGGATCGACGCTGGTTCTGGTCGGTCGGGATACCACGCGGCTCGCGCGGTCGGAACGGCTGGCCCGGCTGCTGAACGACCGCTCCGGTGCGGGCCTCAGGATCGAGGCGACGACGGATTGGCGCGCCGCGCTCGACGGCGCCGGTTTCGTGATTCATTCCACCGCGATCGACCGCAATCGGCTGTGGAAGCTCGACTTCGAAGTGCCGCGCAAATACGGTATCCGCCATACGCTCGGTGAGAATGGCGGGCCGGGCGCGTTGTTCTTTACGCTCCGCACCTTGCCTGTTGTGTTCGACTTCGTTCGGGAAATGGAGCAGCGCTGCCCGAACGCGCTGTTCATCAACTTCTCCAATCCCGAGAGCCGCATCATCCTGGCACTCGGTCTTCACAGCCGGCTCGCCCATGTCGGCCTGTGCCACGGCATCTTCATCGCGCGGAGCCAAGTGGCGTCGATCCTCGGGCTGGCGGAGGAGCGCGTCGAGGTATGGGGCGCCGGCCTCAATCATTTCCAGTGCCTGCTGCAGATCCGTGACCGTGAAACCGGAGCCGACCTCTATCCGCTGCTGCGCGAACGGGAGCGCAGTCACGACCCCAAGGTCGCGCCGCTGACCCGCACGCTGCTGCATGATTTCGGCGTCTGGCTCGGCTGCGGCGATGGCCATGTCGGCGAGTATCTCGCTTATGGCTGGGAGGCGGGCGAGCGCGGCTATGATTTTGCCTGGGATGAGGCGGAACGCGCCAGGCTGATCCGCCAGATCGACGACGTGCTGTCGGGAACGGCCGAGATGCCGGCTTGGTGGCGGTCCCCGTCGGGCGAACGCGCGGTGACCGTGATCGGTGCGGTGCTGCACGATCGCAAGCAGTCCATCGAGTCCGGCGTCGTGCTCAACCGCGGCGTCATCCCCAATCTCCCGGCCGAGGCGGCCGTCGAAGTGCCTGTCGTTGCGGATCGCTGCGGCATTCATCCGATCTCCTTGGGTCCGCTGCCGAACGCCGTCGCCAAGCTGATGGCGATCCAGGTTCAGGTGCAGCAGCTCTCCGTGCAGGCGGCGATGACCGCCTCCAGGGACGTCGCGCTGCAGGCGCTGCTGGTCGACCCGGTCGTGAACTCGGCCACGGCGGCTCGCCAGATCCTCGACGAACTCTGGGAGGTGAACCGGCCCTACATTCGGCCATGCGCCTGA
- a CDS encoding TetR/AcrR family transcriptional regulator, which produces MSKSFKTARRGGDAASAVADDPGMGAVSRRADRAAERRAAIVQAAMDEFIARGFAATRLDDIAKRAGVAKGTIYLHFKDKESMFEELIRTAIVPFVGRLAAPPPVGGSVRDMVEGLARMFLQEIAGTRRADLVRLIIAEGPRFPEIADFYYREVVSRGLAAMRALIQLAVTRGEIREPKLVQHPQLMIAPMMVAVIWKSLFETHAPLDAEAMLQTHLDLIFGPRRPT; this is translated from the coding sequence ATGTCGAAGTCTTTCAAGACCGCCCGCCGGGGCGGAGATGCTGCGAGCGCTGTCGCGGATGACCCGGGAATGGGAGCGGTCTCCCGCCGCGCCGACCGAGCCGCCGAGCGCCGTGCCGCCATCGTGCAGGCGGCGATGGACGAGTTCATCGCGCGCGGCTTTGCCGCGACCCGGCTCGATGACATCGCCAAGCGCGCAGGCGTCGCCAAGGGCACGATCTATCTGCACTTCAAGGACAAGGAATCGATGTTCGAGGAATTGATCCGGACTGCGATCGTGCCCTTCGTCGGCCGGCTCGCTGCGCCGCCGCCGGTGGGCGGCTCGGTGCGCGATATGGTCGAGGGCCTGGCGCGCATGTTCCTGCAGGAGATCGCGGGCACGCGGCGGGCCGATCTCGTTCGCCTCATCATCGCCGAAGGGCCGCGCTTTCCGGAGATTGCCGATTTCTATTATCGCGAGGTCGTCTCCCGCGGTCTCGCGGCCATGCGGGCGCTGATCCAGCTGGCCGTCACGCGCGGCGAGATCCGCGAGCCCAAGCTCGTGCAGCATCCGCAACTGATGATCGCGCCGATGATGGTCGCGGTGATCTGGAAGAGTCTGTTCGAAACGCATGCGCCGCTCGATGCGGAGGCGATGCTGCAGACGCATCTCGATCTGATCTTCGGGCCGAGGAGGCCGACATGA
- a CDS encoding HlyD family secretion protein, with the protein MSLLHCLAVLVTAFSLNGCKDTRDPGYQGWVEADMIFVSPDEAGRVTRLNVREGDEIKVGDPLYSVDDDLQQADLNQTKATLANAQQTYDRAAALSKTGAGTQATLDAAVSALRVAEAHVVTSQTRLARRKGVAPVAGTIQQIYFREGEMVAAQRPVLSIMPPGNMKLRFYVSETDLPKFAIGEEVRVTCDNCAADLTARIYFLASTAEYTPPVIYSLDERNKLVYLIQARPARPDALRVGQPVSIYPQPKTPVADKQ; encoded by the coding sequence ATGAGCCTGCTGCACTGCCTTGCCGTGCTGGTCACGGCGTTCAGTCTCAACGGTTGCAAGGACACGCGCGATCCCGGCTATCAGGGCTGGGTCGAGGCCGACATGATCTTCGTCAGTCCCGACGAAGCGGGACGCGTCACCCGGCTGAACGTCCGCGAAGGCGACGAGATCAAGGTCGGCGATCCCCTGTATTCGGTCGACGACGACCTGCAGCAGGCCGATCTGAACCAGACCAAGGCGACGCTGGCCAACGCGCAGCAGACGTACGATCGCGCCGCGGCCCTGAGCAAGACCGGGGCGGGGACGCAGGCGACGCTCGATGCGGCGGTCTCGGCGCTGCGGGTTGCCGAAGCCCATGTCGTGACATCGCAGACCCGGCTGGCGCGGCGCAAGGGTGTCGCGCCGGTCGCCGGCACCATCCAGCAGATCTACTTTCGCGAAGGCGAGATGGTCGCCGCGCAGCGGCCGGTGTTGTCGATCATGCCGCCCGGCAACATGAAGCTGCGGTTCTACGTGTCGGAGACGGATCTTCCCAAGTTCGCCATTGGTGAGGAGGTGCGCGTCACCTGCGACAATTGCGCTGCCGACCTGACCGCGCGCATCTACTTCCTGGCGTCGACGGCGGAATATACGCCGCCAGTCATCTACAGCCTCGATGAGCGCAACAAGCTCGTCTACCTCATCCAGGCGCGTCCCGCACGGCCGGATGCATTGCGCGTCGGACAGCCCGTCAGCATCTATCCGCAACCCAAGACCCCCGTCGCGGACAAGCAATGA
- a CDS encoding ABC transporter ATP-binding protein, which translates to MNGAGPAEIAIDVRGLTKSFGGREVVHDLSMQVRRGSIYGFLGPNGSGKTTTIRMLCGLLTPDEGEGTCLGFDIRRDADKIKRRVGYMTQRFSLYQDLSVRENLEFVARLYGMSDPPQAARDMVQRLGLSGRERQLAGELSGGWKQRLALGACTLPNPQLLLLDEPTAGVDPKARRDFWNEIHALAGEGLTVLVSTHYMDEAERCHEIAYIAYGHLLAHGTVSEVIAQSKLTTYTVSGDDVRAVSADLSGKPGVDMVAPFGTSLHVSGHDHDALDAAIAPWRDKPGLHWQPAAPSLEDVFIDLMNRSRDNFQ; encoded by the coding sequence ATGAACGGCGCCGGACCAGCCGAGATCGCCATCGACGTCAGGGGCCTGACCAAGTCCTTCGGCGGCCGAGAGGTCGTGCACGATCTGTCGATGCAGGTGCGGCGCGGCTCGATCTACGGCTTCCTTGGTCCGAACGGCTCCGGCAAGACCACGACGATCCGCATGCTGTGCGGCCTGCTGACGCCTGACGAGGGCGAGGGCACTTGTCTCGGCTTCGACATCCGCCGCGACGCCGACAAGATCAAGCGCCGCGTCGGCTACATGACCCAGCGCTTCAGCCTGTATCAGGATCTTTCCGTGCGCGAGAACCTCGAATTCGTCGCGCGCCTCTATGGGATGTCCGATCCGCCGCAAGCCGCGCGGGACATGGTGCAGCGGCTCGGCCTTTCCGGGCGCGAGCGGCAGCTCGCCGGCGAATTGTCGGGCGGCTGGAAGCAACGGCTCGCGCTCGGCGCCTGCACCTTGCCGAACCCGCAACTGCTGCTGCTCGACGAGCCAACCGCAGGCGTCGATCCGAAGGCGCGGCGCGATTTCTGGAACGAGATCCATGCGCTCGCAGGGGAAGGACTCACGGTTCTGGTGTCGACCCACTACATGGACGAGGCCGAGCGCTGTCACGAGATCGCCTATATTGCCTATGGACATCTGCTGGCCCACGGCACCGTGTCCGAGGTGATCGCGCAATCCAAACTCACCACATACACGGTGAGCGGCGACGATGTGCGCGCGGTTTCCGCCGATCTCTCCGGCAAGCCCGGCGTCGACATGGTCGCCCCCTTCGGCACCAGCCTGCACGTCTCGGGACACGACCACGACGCGCTCGATGCCGCCATCGCGCCCTGGCGCGACAAGCCCGGTCTGCACTGGCAGCCCGCCGCACCGTCGCTCGAGGATGTCTTCATCGACCTGATGAACCGCTCGCGGGACAACTTCCAATGA
- a CDS encoding ABC transporter permease, whose amino-acid sequence MSDTTLSHVSPEPRFAFWRRTYAMVVKEFIQLRRDRVSFAMIVMLPVMQLMLFGYAINTTPHHLPAAVLLQEDSDLGRSILKAMENTAYFSFTREVGSVAELDDLLLSGKVLFGVEIPRGFERAVRRGDRPALLVAADATDPVAASSALSSLGTIVQTALAHDLYTGDPVTAAFEIRAHARYNPAASSRLNIVPGLVGTILTMTMLIFTALSVTREIERGTMESLLSMPIKPVEVMLGKIIPYVLVGFLQATIIIGIGVLLFGVPVMGSLLLLALLSTLFIATNLSIGYTFSTLAQNQLQAMQLSMMFFLPSILLSGFMFPFLGMPQWAQIVGECLPLTHYLRIVRAIMLKGSTLPNLQHDTIALFGLMLFAMTVAVFRFRRTLD is encoded by the coding sequence ATGAGCGACACAACGCTTTCTCACGTCTCTCCGGAGCCGCGCTTCGCCTTCTGGCGCCGCACCTATGCGATGGTGGTGAAGGAGTTCATCCAGCTGCGCCGGGACCGGGTATCGTTCGCGATGATCGTGATGCTGCCGGTGATGCAGCTGATGCTTTTCGGCTACGCGATCAACACCACGCCGCACCATCTTCCCGCAGCGGTGCTGCTGCAGGAGGACAGCGATCTCGGCCGCTCGATCCTGAAAGCGATGGAGAACACCGCCTATTTCAGCTTCACCCGAGAGGTCGGCAGCGTCGCGGAGCTCGACGATCTGCTGCTGTCCGGCAAGGTCCTGTTCGGCGTCGAGATCCCGCGCGGCTTCGAGCGGGCGGTCCGCCGCGGCGACCGCCCGGCGCTACTGGTGGCCGCCGATGCCACCGATCCGGTCGCGGCGTCCTCCGCGCTGTCCTCGCTCGGCACCATCGTGCAGACCGCGCTCGCGCATGATCTGTACACCGGCGATCCCGTCACCGCGGCGTTCGAGATCAGGGCGCATGCGCGCTACAATCCAGCGGCCTCGTCGCGGCTCAACATCGTTCCGGGCCTGGTCGGGACCATCCTGACCATGACCATGCTGATCTTCACCGCGCTGTCCGTGACACGCGAGATCGAGCGCGGCACAATGGAGAGCCTGCTGTCGATGCCGATCAAGCCGGTCGAGGTGATGCTCGGCAAGATCATCCCTTACGTGCTGGTCGGCTTCCTGCAGGCTACCATCATCATCGGCATCGGCGTGCTGCTGTTCGGCGTGCCTGTGATGGGCAGCCTGCTGCTGCTGGCTTTGCTCTCGACGCTGTTCATCGCAACCAACCTCTCGATCGGCTACACGTTTTCCACCCTGGCGCAGAACCAGCTGCAGGCCATGCAGCTGTCGATGATGTTCTTCCTGCCGAGCATACTGCTCTCCGGATTCATGTTTCCGTTTCTCGGCATGCCGCAATGGGCGCAGATCGTCGGCGAGTGCCTGCCGCTGACGCATTACCTGCGCATCGTCCGGGCCATCATGCTCAAGGGCTCGACGCTCCCAAACCTGCAGCATGATACGATCGCGTTGTTCGGTCTCATGCTGTTCGCCATGACGGTTGCCGTCTTCCGCTTCCGCCGCACGCTCGATTGA
- a CDS encoding adenylate/guanylate cyclase domain-containing protein, with product MRIARAGKGSGAPPAAAEFNQALMRQTLNTELLRVKALIATAGLFLVISVFVEIFEPRISEWIWPSRVGVLYVYAIIVSFIAFELLILFRIKANIRLGHDVPIVLRYLSVLIETSMPTLVLVLQIEGIGRDRALGFGAPLVYFIFIILSTLRLDFWLSSFTGLVAAAELLTVALIDRPSIDMSQHPEIYYQGERSFIILLCGLLAGAVSVQLRRQFAASIEAASARDRVTDLFGQHVSPQVVERLMKEGTAEARDIQKVAVMFVDFRGFTAASRSKPPQEVVDRLDGAFAVLVEILERHGGIVNKFLGDGFLALFGAPFETRDAAAQAVAAAREMVAAMRDVNSASSWPLRIGIGIHLGEVVAGSIGSPRRKEYTVIGDTVNFASRLEALNKEFDSQLLISTEVRQAAGEEAGDAVFHGEVSVRGYDRSFEVWQLH from the coding sequence ATGCGGATCGCGAGGGCAGGCAAGGGGAGCGGTGCGCCACCCGCGGCGGCGGAGTTCAACCAGGCGCTGATGCGCCAGACGTTGAACACCGAGCTCTTGCGGGTGAAGGCGCTGATCGCCACGGCCGGACTGTTTCTGGTCATCTCGGTGTTCGTCGAGATCTTCGAGCCGCGGATCTCGGAGTGGATCTGGCCGAGCCGGGTCGGGGTCCTCTACGTCTACGCGATCATCGTCTCCTTCATCGCCTTCGAGCTGCTCATCCTGTTCAGGATCAAAGCCAACATCCGCCTCGGTCACGACGTCCCGATCGTGTTGCGGTATCTCAGCGTGCTGATCGAGACGTCGATGCCCACGCTCGTGCTGGTGTTGCAGATCGAAGGCATCGGCCGCGACAGGGCACTCGGCTTTGGCGCGCCGCTGGTCTATTTCATCTTCATCATCCTCTCGACCCTCCGTTTGGACTTCTGGCTGTCGAGCTTTACCGGACTGGTGGCAGCAGCGGAGTTGCTGACCGTCGCACTGATCGACAGACCCTCGATCGACATGAGCCAGCATCCGGAGATCTACTATCAAGGCGAGCGCAGCTTCATCATCCTGCTGTGCGGTCTGCTCGCCGGCGCCGTCAGCGTGCAATTGCGCCGGCAGTTCGCGGCGAGCATCGAGGCAGCCTCCGCGCGGGATCGGGTCACTGACCTGTTCGGCCAGCATGTCTCGCCCCAGGTTGTCGAGCGGTTGATGAAGGAGGGCACGGCGGAGGCGCGGGACATCCAGAAGGTTGCCGTGATGTTCGTCGACTTCAGAGGCTTCACCGCGGCTTCGCGTTCCAAACCGCCTCAGGAGGTCGTTGACCGGCTCGACGGTGCGTTTGCCGTGCTGGTCGAGATCCTCGAGCGTCATGGCGGGATCGTGAACAAGTTTCTCGGGGACGGCTTCCTCGCGCTGTTCGGGGCGCCGTTCGAAACGCGCGACGCCGCAGCGCAGGCGGTCGCGGCGGCGCGCGAGATGGTAGCGGCCATGCGCGACGTCAATTCTGCCTCGTCCTGGCCGCTGCGTATCGGCATCGGCATTCATCTCGGCGAGGTCGTGGCCGGCAGCATCGGCTCGCCGCGACGCAAGGAGTACACGGTCATCGGCGATACCGTGAACTTCGCCTCGCGGCTGGAGGCCTTGAACAAGGAGTTCGATTCGCAGCTCCTGATCTCGACCGAGGTGCGGCAGGCCGCCGGTGAGGAGGCAGGGGATGCCGTCTTCCACGGCGAGGTATCAGTGCGCGGTTACGACCGGTCGTTCGAAGTCTGGCAGCTGCATTAA
- a CDS encoding tannase/feruloyl esterase family alpha/beta hydrolase, giving the protein MTRTGTLLLAGVSLACVAAIGSARAEDVGCSKVTAEALKVPALTLTGSKLQEAADGLPRHCILSGKVNERTGLDGHTYAIQFEIRLPETWNGRFLHQVNGGNDGVVVPALGDKADGLVSGGTTPLARGFAVLSSDSGHSGNDPANKPRGLASGSAFGLDPQARRDYGYSADITLAPIAKAIISEHYGKKPDYSYIAGCSNGGRHTMVAAERMPEQYDGFLVGNPGFNLPRAAVQHAWDVQALTKADADIRKSITREDAKLISAKITEVCDGLDGAKDGLTANLKACQKAFSFDSLRCAAGSTEACLPAAKVDALKKVFAGPQNSKGEQLYSDWPVDGGVGTGNWRAWKVESPVAPWNNLPIIATMGGASLNYIFSTPPVEIEGSPDKLVEKLQTYDFDKDAPKIYAKEGPFTESAMDFMTPPAVDNPTLPAFQNGARKMLIYHGQADPVFSINDSIRWYEKLNANVQGKVDTFARLFALPGETHCGGGVTLEKFDALGALMDWVEKGKAPEAITASVNAANKEVPSGWSAQRTRPLCPWPKFAKYVSGDVEQASSFTCTAE; this is encoded by the coding sequence ATGACCCGAACCGGGACGTTGCTTTTGGCCGGCGTGAGCCTCGCTTGCGTGGCGGCGATCGGATCTGCGCGGGCCGAGGACGTGGGCTGCAGCAAGGTGACGGCCGAAGCGCTGAAGGTCCCGGCGCTGACCCTGACCGGATCGAAGCTGCAGGAGGCGGCCGACGGCTTGCCGCGTCACTGCATTCTTTCCGGCAAGGTCAATGAGCGGACCGGTCTCGACGGCCACACCTATGCGATCCAGTTCGAGATCCGCCTGCCGGAGACCTGGAACGGCCGCTTCCTGCACCAGGTGAACGGCGGCAATGACGGCGTGGTGGTGCCCGCGCTCGGCGACAAGGCGGATGGCCTGGTCAGCGGCGGCACGACCCCGCTCGCCCGCGGCTTCGCGGTGTTGTCGTCGGACAGCGGTCATTCGGGCAACGACCCCGCCAACAAGCCGCGCGGGCTGGCTTCCGGCTCGGCATTCGGCCTCGATCCGCAGGCGCGGCGCGATTACGGCTATTCGGCCGACATCACGTTGGCGCCGATCGCCAAGGCGATCATTTCCGAACATTACGGCAAGAAGCCCGATTATTCCTACATCGCCGGCTGCTCCAATGGCGGTCGCCACACCATGGTCGCGGCCGAGCGCATGCCCGAGCAGTATGACGGCTTCCTGGTCGGCAATCCCGGCTTCAATCTGCCGCGCGCCGCCGTGCAGCATGCCTGGGACGTGCAGGCGCTAACCAAGGCGGATGCCGACATCCGCAAGTCGATCACGCGCGAGGATGCCAAGCTGATCTCCGCCAAGATCACCGAGGTCTGCGACGGGCTCGACGGCGCCAAGGACGGGCTGACGGCAAACCTCAAGGCCTGCCAGAAGGCGTTCAGCTTCGACAGCCTGCGCTGCGCCGCCGGCAGCACCGAGGCCTGTCTGCCGGCCGCCAAGGTCGATGCCCTGAAGAAGGTGTTCGCCGGACCGCAGAATTCCAAGGGCGAGCAGCTCTATTCGGACTGGCCGGTCGACGGCGGCGTCGGCACCGGCAACTGGCGGGCCTGGAAGGTCGAAAGCCCGGTGGCGCCCTGGAACAACCTCCCGATCATCGCCACCATGGGCGGCGCGTCGCTGAACTACATCTTCTCGACCCCACCGGTGGAGATCGAAGGCTCGCCCGACAAGCTGGTCGAGAAGCTGCAGACGTACGACTTCGACAAGGACGCGCCGAAGATCTACGCCAAAGAGGGCCCGTTCACGGAGTCCGCGATGGACTTCATGACGCCGCCTGCGGTCGACAACCCGACCTTGCCGGCATTCCAGAACGGCGCCCGCAAGATGCTGATCTATCACGGCCAGGCCGATCCGGTGTTCTCCATCAACGACTCCATCCGCTGGTACGAGAAGCTCAACGCCAACGTGCAGGGCAAGGTCGATACGTTTGCGCGGCTGTTCGCCTTGCCCGGCGAGACCCATTGCGGCGGCGGCGTCACCTTGGAGAAGTTCGATGCGCTGGGTGCGCTGATGGACTGGGTCGAGAAGGGCAAGGCGCCGGAGGCGATCACGGCCTCCGTCAATGCGGCCAACAAGGAGGTACCGTCGGGCTGGAGCGCGCAGCGGACGCGGCCGCTGTGCCCGTGGCCGAAGTTTGCCAAATATGTCAGCGGCGACGTCGAGCAGGCATCCTCCTTCACCTGCACCGCGGAGTAG
- a CDS encoding DUF488 family protein yields MAKSKTLFTIGYEHTPAKAVLDELQSAGVKLLVDVRAVAASRRPGFSKSQLAAGLDERGIAYVHLRGLGTPKEGREAARSGHYDTLHKIYSAHLKTTQAKEQMDELASLVKSAGPVCLLCYERDHAHCHRQWIAEIIEERDKVRIENLVSPQV; encoded by the coding sequence ATGGCCAAGAGCAAGACCCTGTTCACCATCGGCTACGAGCACACGCCCGCCAAGGCCGTACTCGACGAGTTGCAGTCGGCCGGCGTCAAGCTCCTGGTCGATGTCCGCGCGGTGGCGGCCTCGCGGCGGCCGGGCTTCTCGAAGAGCCAGCTCGCTGCCGGGCTCGACGAGCGCGGCATCGCCTATGTCCATCTGCGCGGGCTCGGCACGCCGAAGGAAGGCCGCGAGGCCGCCCGCAGCGGCCATTACGACACGCTGCACAAGATCTACAGCGCGCATCTCAAGACAACGCAGGCCAAGGAGCAGATGGACGAGTTGGCCTCGCTGGTGAAGAGCGCCGGTCCCGTGTGCCTGCTCTGCTACGAGCGCGACCACGCCCATTGCCACCGGCAATGGATCGCCGAGATCATCGAGGAGCGCGACAAGGTCCGGATCGAGAACCTCGTCTCGCCGCAAGTGTAG
- a CDS encoding DUF72 domain-containing protein — MSKAPARASTPKSQIYIGIGGWTFAPWRGVFYPDKLPQAKELEYAASKLTSIEINGTYYGSQKPESFRKWAREVPDGFIFSLKGPRFATNRKVLAEAGDSVKRFYDTGVLELRDRLGPVLWQFAPTKKFDEADFGKFLELLPRDIDGRKLRHVVEVRHDSFCVPGFVKLLREFATPVVYAEHGKYPAIADVAGDFVYARLQKGNDELKTCYPPKQLDAWAKRLQLWASGGEPEDLPRVDDKPAKKTPRDVFAYVIHEGKVRAPAGAMELIERVT, encoded by the coding sequence GTGAGCAAAGCTCCTGCACGCGCCTCGACACCCAAGAGCCAGATCTATATCGGCATCGGCGGCTGGACCTTCGCGCCCTGGCGCGGGGTGTTCTATCCGGACAAGCTGCCGCAAGCGAAGGAGCTGGAATACGCCGCCTCCAAGCTGACCTCGATCGAGATCAACGGCACCTATTATGGCTCGCAGAAGCCGGAGAGCTTCCGCAAATGGGCGCGGGAGGTGCCCGACGGCTTCATCTTCTCGCTGAAGGGGCCGCGCTTCGCGACCAACCGCAAGGTGCTGGCCGAGGCCGGCGATTCGGTGAAGCGCTTCTACGACACCGGCGTGCTGGAGCTCCGCGATCGCCTCGGCCCCGTGTTGTGGCAGTTCGCGCCGACCAAGAAGTTCGACGAGGCCGATTTCGGCAAGTTCCTCGAGCTGTTGCCGCGCGACATCGACGGCCGCAAGCTGCGCCACGTCGTTGAGGTCAGGCATGACAGCTTCTGCGTGCCCGGCTTCGTCAAGCTGCTGCGCGAATTCGCAACGCCGGTGGTGTACGCGGAGCACGGCAAATATCCGGCGATCGCCGACGTCGCCGGCGATTTCGTCTATGCACGACTTCAGAAGGGCAATGACGAGCTGAAGACGTGCTATCCGCCGAAGCAGCTCGATGCCTGGGCCAAGCGGCTGCAGCTGTGGGCGAGCGGCGGCGAACCCGAGGATCTGCCGCGGGTTGACGACAAGCCGGCAAAGAAGACGCCGCGCGACGTGTTCGCCTACGTCATCCACGAAGGCAAGGTGCGCGCGCCGGCGGGCGCGATGGAATTGATCGAGCGGGTGACCTAA
- a CDS encoding glycosyltransferase family 2 protein — translation MTEAIRTAPPVSPQTADVPIVSVVVPTFNERDNVTTLYRRLETAFKDVPWEVVFVDDNSPDGTWQVVRELSRNDNRVRGIRRIGRRGLSGACIEGILAASAPFAAVIDADLQHDETQLPKMLSLLQSGAAELVVGSRYIAGGSAASFDSKRAGASAFATEIARRALKVEVNDPMSGFFMIRRDRFEAIAPKLSTQGFKILLDIIASAEGGLKTVEVPYTFGSRVHGESKLDSMVALDFLGLVLAKMTNDIVSLRFLLFAMVGGTGLFVHLATLFLGLNLFDMPFAEAQALGAFVAMTSNFILNNFLTYRDQRLKGFGILRGLLAFYLVCSVGLLANVGVAFSVYDQEPIWWLAGAAGALMGVVWNYAISGLFVWRKR, via the coding sequence ATGACCGAAGCCATCCGAACGGCCCCGCCGGTGTCGCCGCAGACCGCTGATGTTCCGATCGTTTCGGTCGTCGTTCCGACCTTCAACGAGCGCGACAATGTCACCACGCTGTACCGGCGGCTGGAGACGGCGTTCAAGGACGTGCCGTGGGAGGTGGTGTTCGTCGACGACAATTCGCCTGACGGTACCTGGCAGGTGGTGCGCGAATTGTCGCGCAACGACAATCGCGTGCGCGGCATTCGCCGCATCGGCCGCCGCGGCCTGTCCGGCGCCTGCATCGAGGGGATTCTCGCCGCCAGCGCGCCCTTTGCGGCTGTCATCGACGCCGATCTGCAGCACGACGAGACCCAGCTGCCAAAGATGCTCTCGCTGCTGCAGAGCGGCGCGGCCGAGCTCGTGGTCGGCAGCCGCTATATCGCGGGCGGCAGCGCCGCGAGCTTCGACAGCAAGCGGGCCGGGGCCAGCGCCTTCGCCACCGAGATCGCCCGCCGCGCGCTGAAGGTCGAAGTCAACGACCCCATGAGCGGCTTCTTCATGATCCGCCGCGACCGCTTCGAGGCGATCGCGCCGAAGCTCTCGACCCAGGGCTTCAAGATCCTGCTCGACATCATTGCCAGCGCCGAGGGCGGTCTGAAGACCGTCGAGGTGCCCTATACGTTCGGCTCGCGCGTGCATGGCGAGAGCAAGCTCGATTCGATGGTCGCGCTCGACTTCCTCGGCCTCGTGCTGGCCAAGATGACCAACGACATCGTGTCGCTGCGTTTCCTGTTGTTCGCCATGGTCGGCGGTACCGGCCTGTTCGTGCATCTGGCCACGCTGTTTCTCGGTCTCAACCTCTTCGACATGCCGTTCGCCGAGGCGCAGGCGCTGGGCGCCTTCGTGGCGATGACCTCCAACTTCATCCTCAACAACTTCCTCACCTATCGCGACCAGCGCCTGAAGGGTTTTGGCATCCTGCGCGGCCTGCTCGCGTTCTATCTGGTCTGCTCGGTCGGCCTGCTCGCCAATGTCGGCGTCGCCTTCTCGGTCTACGACCAGGAGCCGATCTGGTGGCTGGCCGGCGCGGCCGGCGCGCTGATGGGCGTGGTCTGGAATTACGCGATCTCCGGATTGTTCGTCTGGCGCAAGCGATGA